TCGCCGGCCTCGGGCTTTCCGGCCTCAGGGGCCTCAAGGGCACGCAGGCTCAAGCGAATGCGGCGCTCCGTCGGGTTGACTTCCAGAATGCGGGCCGTGACTTCCTGCCCCTCAGTCAGGACGTCCTTGGGCTTGTCAACTCTCTTGGAGCTCAGCTGGGAAATGTGAATGAGTCCTTCGACTCCCTCTTCCAGCTCGACAAACGCGCCGAAATCGGCCAGACGGACAACTTTCACCTGAACGTCCTGCCCTTTGGCATAGCGGTTCTCGATGCCGTTCCACGGATCGTTGAGCTGCTTGTAGCCCAAGCTCATCCGACGGCGGTCGGCTTCGACGTCCAACACGACAACTTCGATCTCCTGTCCCTTGCGGATCACGTCGCGCGGGTGCTTGATGCGAGCCCAGCTCAGGTCGCCGATGTGGACGAGCCCTTCGATGCCGGGCTCCACTTCGACAAAAGCGCCGAAGTCGGTCACGTTGGTAACCACGCCGGTGGTCGTCTGCCCCTTCGTCCAGCGCTCCGTCACCGTATCCCACGGGTCGCCCTGAACTTGGCGCATGCTCAGGGAGATCTTGTTGTTCTCCCGGTCAATGCCGATGACCTTGACCTTGACCTCGTCGCCCTTCTTCAGGAGGTCTTTAATCTTGGCGCTTCTCTGCCAAGAGATCTCGCTCAGGTGGACAAGGCCGTCGATCGGCCCCACGTTGACGAACGCGCCGAACGAGGTGAGGCTGCTGACCGTGCCGTCAACGACGTCGCCAACTTTGACGTTCTGATAGAACTCTTCGCGGCGCGCGTTCAGGTCCTTGTCGAGCAGGACGCGGCGGGACAGCACAAGGCGGCGTTTCCGCTTGTCCTTCTCCAGCAGGCAGACTTCGAACTCCTCTTCCTCAAAGCGGCCCGGGTTCACGCCCCGGCCTTCGGCGGCCAAGTGGGAAATCGGGATAAACCCTTCAAGGGAGCAGCAGTCAACGATCAGACCGCCCTTGACCTTGCGCAGGCCCTTGACCTTGAGCGGCTCGCCGGACTCGAGCTTCTTCTCCAGCTCGTTCCAGCGGCGGTCAAACTCACAGCGCCAGCGACTCACGATCAGCTGAGCTTCTTCGCCGTCGCGCTTGCTGGTCACCTGAACTTGGATCGTATCGCCGACTTTGGGTTCGGGTACGTCATTGACCAGCACGTGATGAGTCCATTCGCGCTGAGGTAAAAATCCTTCGCACTTGTATCCGACGTCCACAAGCCAGCCGTCGCCAGCCGGCGCCTGTCCGACGATGACGCCCTCAATAACCTTGCCCCGGGCAATCTCTTCGGCAACCGCGTCGTACTCAGCAAGCAGCGCGCCCATGTCCATCGATTCATCGCCGGACTCGGCTCCTGCGTCATGAGCCGGCGCCTCTGCGGGCGCATCAGCCCCGCACCCTGCAGACGAGCAGCAGCACGGGCAGGCGTGAACTTCTCCGGCAGTCTCATTCAGTTCTTGATTCTTCAGCTTTTCACTCACTTCTAACATCCCCCTTGACGTCCACGGCTTGGCGGGCCGCTTGTATGAATTCCTCGATCAGCCAGTCGGGTGTGCTCGCACCGGCTGCTATGCCCACATGGGTCTTTCCGGTAAACCATTTGCCGTCCAGCTCGCCCGCTTCTTCAATCCACAGGACGTCGGCGCCGCAGCTTTTGGCAATGTGAAACAGTTTGGCCGTGTTGGCGCTGTCCCGGCCGCCGATGACGACGATGCCGTCGGTCCGCTTGACCAGTTCGGCGACGGCGCGCTGCCGCTCGAAGGTGGCCCGGCAAATGGTGTTGTGCGCCTTGACGTCCGGGGATATCCGAACGGCTGCTGACACAATGGAAGCGAACAGATCTTCCGGAAGCGTCGTTTGTGACACGAAACCAATTCGCTCTATTTTAGCAAGGTCCTGCAGGTCTGTCGAGTTAGATACGACTTTCGCCCCGTTTTGAAGCCCCCCGACGATGGAGATCACTTCCGGATGACTGGCGTCGCCTGCGACGACGACCGAATAGCCTTCGTCCTCCAGCGCCTTGGCCCGAGCCTGAGCGACCCGAACGAACGGACAGGTCCCGTCGATGATTCGAACGTTTCTCTGCTTCAGGGCATTTCTCAGATCAGGCGCTATGCCATGAGCCCGAATAAACACCGTCGAGCCGGACGGAACGTCTTGCGGCGACGCCACGACGCGCAGGCCTTTCTGCGCCAGTCGGGCGATCTCCTGCGGATTGTGAATCGGGCTGCCGACGCAGTACAGCTCGCCGTCAGAGGACAGGGCCTTTTCCATCTGAGCGATGGCCCGTTTGACGCCGAAGCAAAGTCCCGTCGGCTCGGCTTTGGAAAAACGAACCGTCATGGTCAGCCCTCCAAATGCCGGCGCGCCGCTTCCAGCATACGTTCGACTGTCGTCTGAGCGCTGAGTCTACCCCGATCAAACCAAACAGCCGGTTCAAACTTGCGGAACCACGTCATCTGCCGTTTGGCAAACTGCCGAGTTGCCGTGACGTCCCCGTCCAGCGCCTCTTGGTACGTCATACGGCCTTGGTGATACGCTGCCAGTTCGCGATAGCCGAATCCTTTCATGGACGGCAGGTCGGCCGAAAATCCGTGGCTCAGAAGCCACTCGACCTCGTCGGCGTACCCGGCGTCAAACTGTTCCTTTACCCGTTGGGCGATGATTTCCCTCAGCTCTTCCCTGTCCCGGTTTAATCCCAAATACAGCACGTCCAGCGGACCGCCGGTCTTTTTAGCCTGAGCGAAGAGCTCCGAAGGAGGCGTTCCCGTCACGCTGTAAATCTCCAAAGCCCGAAGGATCCGGAATCGGTCGTTCGGGTGAAGCCGCTTGGCCGTCAGCGGGTCAACCTCGCCGAGCCGGCCGTGCAGCTCGACGTCAGTCATGCCGTTCAGCTGCGAGCGTACGCCCTCGTCCGGCGGAACGTTGACCGAAATCAGCCCGCCCATCAGCGCTTGATAGTAAAACGGCGTGCCGCCCACAAACAGGGGAACCCGGCCCCGAGCGGCAATCCGCCGGGCGGCGTCGAGGGCGTCGCGAGCAAAGTCCGACGCGGTGTAAACCTGGTCCGGGTCCGCCTCGTCGATCAGGTGATGAAGGATAAGCCGCCGCTGAGCGGGAGAAATTTTGTCCGTTCCGATGTCCATGTACCGATAAACCTGCCGGGAGTCGACGGAAATAATCTCGGCGTTCAGCCGATCAGCCAACTCAAGGCTCAGCGCCGTTTTTCCAACAGCCGTCGGCCCGATGACCGCCAGAACTTTCAGTCGGCCGGCGGCAGCTCCATCACAGGCCATTTCTGCCAAAGTGATCGTCCAGCGCTTGAGCCGTCAGTCGAAGGACCGTCGGACGGCCGTGAGGGCACGCCGTTGGCTGCTGGCACGATTCTAAGTCCGAGAGAAGCTGGCAGGCCTCCTGCGGCGTCAGACGGGTTGTCAGCTTCACCGACGCCTTGCAGGCCTTCATGGCCCACCGGTCGATCAACGGACGGCCCGCGTCTTGGCCGTCCTCAACCGCCGCTAGCGCACCGCGCAGAAGCTCCATTGCCCCAGCGCTCACCCCGGCATGGCACGGAACTTGGGCGAGCT
This is a stretch of genomic DNA from Jonquetella anthropi DSM 22815. It encodes these proteins:
- a CDS encoding S1 RNA-binding domain-containing protein — translated: MDMGALLAEYDAVAEEIARGKVIEGVIVGQAPAGDGWLVDVGYKCEGFLPQREWTHHVLVNDVPEPKVGDTIQVQVTSKRDGEEAQLIVSRWRCEFDRRWNELEKKLESGEPLKVKGLRKVKGGLIVDCCSLEGFIPISHLAAEGRGVNPGRFEEEEFEVCLLEKDKRKRRLVLSRRVLLDKDLNARREEFYQNVKVGDVVDGTVSSLTSFGAFVNVGPIDGLVHLSEISWQRSAKIKDLLKKGDEVKVKVIGIDRENNKISLSMRQVQGDPWDTVTERWTKGQTTTGVVTNVTDFGAFVEVEPGIEGLVHIGDLSWARIKHPRDVIRKGQEIEVVVLDVEADRRRMSLGYKQLNDPWNGIENRYAKGQDVQVKVVRLADFGAFVELEEGVEGLIHISQLSSKRVDKPKDVLTEGQEVTARILEVNPTERRIRLSLRALEAPEAGKPEAGEPRGSAERKENRPQQHKRREEQNHAAAGYASDEGGFTFGDALGGAFKLDQ
- the ispH gene encoding 4-hydroxy-3-methylbut-2-enyl diphosphate reductase, which gives rise to MTVRFSKAEPTGLCFGVKRAIAQMEKALSSDGELYCVGSPIHNPQEIARLAQKGLRVVASPQDVPSGSTVFIRAHGIAPDLRNALKQRNVRIIDGTCPFVRVAQARAKALEDEGYSVVVAGDASHPEVISIVGGLQNGAKVVSNSTDLQDLAKIERIGFVSQTTLPEDLFASIVSAAVRISPDVKAHNTICRATFERQRAVAELVKRTDGIVVIGGRDSANTAKLFHIAKSCGADVLWIEEAGELDGKWFTGKTHVGIAAGASTPDWLIEEFIQAARQAVDVKGDVRSE
- the miaA gene encoding tRNA (adenosine(37)-N6)-dimethylallyltransferase MiaA; this encodes MACDGAAAGRLKVLAVIGPTAVGKTALSLELADRLNAEIISVDSRQVYRYMDIGTDKISPAQRRLILHHLIDEADPDQVYTASDFARDALDAARRIAARGRVPLFVGGTPFYYQALMGGLISVNVPPDEGVRSQLNGMTDVELHGRLGEVDPLTAKRLHPNDRFRILRALEIYSVTGTPPSELFAQAKKTGGPLDVLYLGLNRDREELREIIAQRVKEQFDAGYADEVEWLLSHGFSADLPSMKGFGYRELAAYHQGRMTYQEALDGDVTATRQFAKRQMTWFRKFEPAVWFDRGRLSAQTTVERMLEAARRHLEG